In the Balaenoptera musculus isolate JJ_BM4_2016_0621 chromosome 2, mBalMus1.pri.v3, whole genome shotgun sequence genome, ACCAGCTTCCCTTAACTTCTGGAAAGTCCTCTGAAGAAAAGTCATTTGTGCCACCACTATACCTCGCACCTGCCTACATTAAAACCCTCATTACAGCACACTGGACTTACTACTTTATATGCCAGTGGACTATCAGCTTTTGAGGGTCAAAGGAGTCTTACTCTTTATAACAAGGGTTGGTGCAAAGAAGTGAATAAATGCACAAATTTTGGGGGCACAGACAAGTATTACAATAGTTCAGCAGGAGACAGTGATTACTGAGCCAATCAAGAAGGAGTTCCTGGAGACAGAGGACATGAAATAGATGCACTTCCAGGAGACTTCTATTTCACCTTGGACAGTTCGACTTCTCTCTAAATCTACCTCATTGAAATTTTATGTTAACAAGCGAGATGGCACAAAGTTGTATCTATCTTCTTGAACATTGTCTCTTTTAAACTGGCCTAAATTTTGTTACCCCAAACCAAATAGTTTAACAGAATTTCAAACAActgaggttttaaaatttatgtgtgtCATCTTAAATGTCCTGAGTTCTGAAAAGAATCAGTGATAAGGGAGTATCATTTCATTGTAATTTTACTTCTCCTAAATTCAAGCTTACCTGAAACAAATAACATTTGCTTTCCAAGAAGAGGTAGTTGAATATAACAGatgacatatgtatatacccaagaaaccatcatcataatcaagaaaatgattcctccagccccttcctggaccactccctggcaaccactgatctgctttgtTACTATAGTTTGCAGtttctaacattttatataagtggaatcacatagTGTGtgctttttgtctggcttctttcattcacgATAATTAATTTGGAATTCATCTGTTGTATCaatagatcatttctttttattgccgagcagtaatattccattatatggattcAATACAATTTATCTATCcctgtgttgatggacatttgggttgtctctaatttttggctattacaagtAGAGCTGCTATGAACCTTCATGTAgatgtctttgtgtggacatatgctttcttttGGCATATATGCATTTCTTTGAGGTAAATACCTCAGAATGGaatggctgggtcgtatggtaggtGCATGTTTAACTTGAAACTGCTAAACTGATTTCCAAAGTGGTGCAACTTCTGGCAGCTACATTTTCCATTCCTGCCAGCAGGGtgtgagttccagttgctccacacccttgccaacacttggtaagATCAGTCTccttaattttaaccattctgataggtgtgtagtggtttctcattgtggttttaatttgcatttctctagtgactactgatttgagcatcttttcacgtgatTGTATGCCACTGTCATATGCcttttttggtgaagtgtctgttaaaatcatttgctttttaaaaatcggGTTGTCTTATAAGTTATGAGTTTACATATTCTAAATATAAGTTCTttgttgtgtgtatgttttgcaaatattttctcctagtctacggctgcattttcatttccttaacagtgttttttgaagaagtttttaattttgataaagtacaATGTCTTGGTTTTTAAAACTGGTTCATGCTTTATGTAttgtatttaagaaatctttgctaaaTTCAAGGTCACTAAAATTTTCAGCTATTGATTTCTGCCAAATAAAATCCTAGCATCATCCTTTTAGAGCGCTTTGAAGAACATGGtttgaaaaaatttttctgaaaaattgagCCATATGAttcagtgattattttttaattactaagtGTGTCTGTTACTTGAAATGGGAAAGATTATTTCAGCACAAAAAGACTCACACTTCAAAGTCTTCAAATTAAGTAatgaatgtgtttttatttctcttataatttaaaaactgtgaaCATTCTGTAATTCAGCAGCAGCCTTTACTTCCAGGTGACTTCTTCACTGGGTCTTAATTCCCtgcatggaaagaaaaaaaaggaagaaaaagcaaaagtgtaaataaaacttttacgAGAGGATAAAAGGGAAAGTCAGAAGAATATGGGTTCAgtattttatattgtattaaaTTGACCCATTTAAAACCTTTTATTAGATTCAACATATTCATTCTATTCTCTCATGATTTTAAACTTTTAccatctcttcctttttccaGATTAAAGAACCGTAATTTCTTAGTCTATCTTTATATGAAAGCAATTATCCTCTCAGTGAGttcatttaatgtttttcatattctttctagCTCATTTTATCTGTCTTGAAATCCCTGGCTGGAACCTTCTCTACACAACGCCTTTGGCTGCTGCTTGGTTCTCTTATCCCTTGAGCTTCCTCCTGCCCCGCCGCACAGTCAGTGGCAGACACCCTGTCTTGCTAACTCGAACTCCGGTGCCATCTCCAGAGACACGGTGGGACCAGGTAGCTGCCAGTTGCTATTTGATCACCCAACCACCATGTCTAAAGCTCTAAACCAGTGCTGCTGAGAACAGAGCACCAAGCCACAATTAGTGCCGTTGTTTTCAGCTATATCATGGCCTAAGTAAGACAGTGTATGATCATATATGTTAAAGCACATAGAGGAGGCTCTGGCAAGCTGGTTTAAGACTGTTTCTACGTTAAAATGTaccctgacttaaaaaaaaaaaaaaaaaaagactttcaaagATCTGAAATAGCCTGTTCAGAAACTAAAGACTTGTTTATATTCCAAAAGTAATCATAGAGTTTTGTCTAAGGATTAAGCAACAAACAAGACTACAAAATAATATCACTTAAATCTAAATCCTCAGGGGGGGGAAAATTACCCCTTCTGTTTATTTTGGCACAAATGACATTAAGAAGAATACTTCTAAAACCTGACTGTTGGtttaataaaaaaacacaaaaactaacCTTTTGTATAACAGACTCTTGTTCCGGAAGGCAATAAGCTTTTCATCATTCCTTCTGTCTAGGTAACATCCAACGACAAATCCCACAGGGACAAGTATATGTACCCAGTGGTCACGTACAATCTGAAGTAAGTTCATCTTGAAtgctataaaaaaaatataactgCCTTTGAAGTACCTTTTAAATCACATCTGAAACAGGAAGCTAGCTCTAAATATAGGATATAGATGTTAAAAGCATAATAAGCCTCTTTACATTTGTTTGGCATCAGAATGTAGTATACTACTTAAAATCTACTTGATGAAGATTATATAGGTACAATGATTAGTATAAAAATTATACTGCACTAAAGTCAATTTACTACCTTTTATTTCTAGCTCCACCAGTGATCTGATATAACACAGGAATGGAGagagtattaaaaaaattctacttgCAAAAGCTGAGTATTTGCACCCTCCTAGTATTGGTTTAGAAcctttacatttgtaaaatatttttagaacctCTAACAATGTTAAACCAAATATAATAGTATTTTGTCAGAAGCAGAATTCTTTCAAGCTGTAATtattgaaaactatttttttaaaactaatttttgaaaggaaatgaaaacatatgagaaattaaaaaaaaatcatattgaaTAATGTCACAACAGATCTGGATACCAATTAAATGACTCTACAAAACATATGGGGACAGAGGAACTTACTTTTGTAGAATGACTACTAGGTACCAGAGCCATCATATAGTCCAATATATAACACAAAATattgttatccttattttacagataagaatacAGTTTAACCCAAATAGGTATTACGTGTAGATctggaattcaaactcaggttCATTCCAAAGCTCTAGCTCCTTCTATCATATCCAAATGCCTCTTGTAGAGACCCTTCCCCTAACTGATATTTATGGTACTTAAGACTTTTTAAGTGTTAGGAGTTTCTAAAAGGCAGAAGAGGAAGACTTCTTCATTGAAGAACTAGAAGTCATcatatggaaaatgaaatttgCAGTAATTCAATAAAAACACAGTTGAATCAtcaattttctgtaaaaatttGTATCTAAAGATGAAATCAAAATCCATATGTATGCACATGAATCTAAAATAAATCAATCCTATATTATGGCTGAGGAGACAGGACAACATCATAGAAAGATAATACATTACTGCTAACAAAAGGGCTTAGCACTACACTGTGCTAGGATTACGTAGACTGGATCCCTGCTGCTCCTTCTAGGATACTGGTTCTCACACACATTCTAATTCTTTATTTCTCAAGCTTTACTATCTAAAGGCACTGGGTTAGGAAACGGACATGAAGTTAAGTCACACAATTACTACATACTGTCTTTCACAGAGTGTAATATTACACACAGCAGATTCCAGTCTGAATATCACCGATCTAGAAAATTATGATGTAAGTAAATGAGACGTCTGAAATAACTCCCCAGCTGATTTGCTGCAAAGAGTTCTTGgacatataaatgtaaatgtaaccAATCTCACCTTATTCCTAGGAGATGGTGGTTCTCTTAGTATTGTACGTTCCCTAAGTAGCATTATTTGCATTTAGATCCTCAAATACtgtttgataaacatttaggtaCTTTTTGTGATTCCGATCAAGTTAGCCACTTGTTTTATAAACTTGAGCCAGTCAAGTATGGGAATAACAATGCACGCCTTAATCAAATGATGTAACCTGGAAAGCACTAAACTACAAAATACTAGACAATATAGGTCTCTAGAGAAGTCTGGGGGTCATCTATTCTCCCACCTGTCCTTATTAGGTTCCTCAAGTTTCTGAAGAGGTGTCAATTCTAACACTCAGCACAGCTGACTGTTAGATAACTGTATTTaaccaacaaaaaaaataattgctgACTCTCAGCCCaagactttttaattaatttatttatttttggctgtgttgggtcttcatttctgtgcgagggctttctctagttgcggcgagcaggggccactcttcatcgcggcgcgcgggcctttcactgttgcggcctctcttgttgcagagcacaggctccagacgtgcaggctcagtagttgtggctcacgggcctagttgctccgcggcatgtgggatcttcccagaccagggctcgaacccatgtcccctgcattggcaggcagattctcaaccactgtgccaccagggaagcccccaagactttatttattttaattttttttttaatcagtcatcagttttatacacatcagtgtatacatgtcaatcccaagaTTGACataccttctagagtaatggaaataaaaacaaaaataaacaaatgggacctaatgaaacttcaaagcttttgcacaccaaggCTTTTTAAATAAGCCCATGGCCACCTGTGGGCTATAAGCCATTACTGTTGGCACTCCTCTAACAGGGCCAGAAGGCAATGCTGTCTGGCTTTACTCCAAGCAGAAGAGATGAGCCAAGCCCTTGAGACTCCTGCTGTATACAGGCTCTCACAGAGACTCTACAGGATTCAACTACCATGATGGAAGCCTGATTCCATCCCAAAGACATAAACGGCAAATCTTAGCCCACAGGCATTTCACATTACAACTGTACAATCTACTACTAAATGGACTTTGGGACCCAGTGGCACTCAGCATAATTTGTCCTGTATTATGTCACTGGGAAGACAAAGGGATGACCAGGGAAGACAAAGATTGATGGACATAAGAAGTGAGCAAGAATGATTCCCTAGAGAAAGGATAGGAGGGGGAACGTAGACAGGCTCTTGATCACGGGCTCAAGACAGCAAGATGGCTTCATCTGATGGGCAAAGGGGAGCAAGCACCTGGGACAGTCTCTAATGAGACAAGTCTAGGCTTGGATAAAGAGTGACATCCACATGGGTGCCCTCAACGGCACTGTACATATTATTAGTGTCTTCTTTATATGAAGACCTTTCaagaaaacttttgtttttatttcggAACTGGGGAGTAGCTATGCTAttcctgaaacaaaacaaaactaactgGTTTTTATCTTACGGACTTAGGGAATTGAGTAACGGATGATGTATCCTTTGATACcaaaatgatccaaaatttttTCCCTACCTTTAGAAAGAGCTGACTCTTAGAGTACTCTCTGTAAGGCATGGTTCTTAATGCTTTTCATAATCACCaattcatgtaatcctcacattACTATACATGTATTAACTAATACAATGTCCCCAATGCAgtaggaatattttttttcagatgaggaaatccaGGGACAAtcaacttgcttaaggtcacagaTGCAGTAAGTGGCAGACTGGTATtaaaacccaggcagtctggctccttGGTCCAAGCTCATTGGTGCTTTACTGTCTCTTACAGTAAGTATAAAGGTCAACATTTATATTAACCTTACTTTTGGCTTTATCTCGTTTTTCCTAATAAGGGCATAACTTGGAGATATCATGAGTTTGGTTCCAGATCACCGCGATAAAGCGAACATAGAGATAAAGCGAGTCAcaagaattttttggtttcccagtgcacataaaaatTAGGTTTACGCTAGAGtctatttaaagtgtgcaatagcattatgtctaaaaatacaatgtacataccttaactaaaaaacacattattgttaaaaaatgctaaccaacatctgacaatgcagggttgccacacaccttcagtttgttaaaaatgcattatCTGTGAAGCACgataaaatgagatatgcctgtattACCTTTTCTTCAACCCAATTTTTTTCCGCTTaacttctaaaaagaaaattgtatataGTGTGCATTTTTGTAAGCCCCTCTGAATTCACGCTGGAATAATATAGACGactagacattaaaaaaataaattctactcTAATTAGTCCCTACAGCACTTTATATGTAGTGATCAAAAAGTGTCGACTTAACCTATAAGAAACAGTTCTGGATGCATGGAGAAACGGAACTCCCTGAGGTCTGGAACCTCGTCTTAATGAAGTATACGTCCTAGAAATCAAGCATaggtattacttttttaaaaattaagttttgaaAAAGTGTGTTATTTTGTGGAATGGTCGGCTCAAGAGGATTGGAGACTTAGAAGAGAGCAAGGTTAGCTTCCAATCCTTAATAACAAGGAAGGCAGAACTCTGAAACTTGGACCAATCGGAGATGCTCGCGGAGAAGCAGTCCCTTCCCCGCTGCAGCCTAGGAGCCGTGAACCTAAAGATATTTTCCAGTTAGGACAGCCTCAGAGCACCCCTTCCCAAAGGCGCCAGGCGGGAACCGTGAGCGCAGCCGCCCACCTCAAAGCAATccctatttccttgcctttccctgTCTCCTTCGCTGGAAGCCTCGGGAAGGCGGGCCGTTGCAGTCACGGGGAGGCCCAGACACCCCAACCCGCAGGTACACACCGCCGCTGAGGGCGTTCCTAGAGGTACACCCTCCCCGCCTGCACAAAGGGGACTCTCGCCGCCTCGACCGCCCCGGATCGCGGACCCACCTGAAGCCTCGGGAGCAACAACGAGACCACGACCTGGGGCGGCGGTGAGCCCAGCCTCCGGCGCCGGCGGAAGCTGCGGCCTCGGGACCCACCATTCGCCGCGCCCGCTCGAAGAGAGGGGTGGCTCCGAGAAAtcattcctcttcttcctttcactGCTTGACTCTCCTCATATTGCTTTTAGCTTCAACACGttgtaaattctttaaaaataaaacttcggCCCCAGGTGACGAGACTCGGTGTAAATGCCACCTCCTTCCTCCAGCTTAGTCCCTCCCACCCCCGAAGATGGTATCACCCTGGCTCTCCCCGCCTCCGCGGATCGCCTCCAGTTTCAAAATGGCGGCCGCCATTGAGGGGCTTCTGCTGCCTGATCGTCACCGGCCCTGCTGAGCCAACCTCATCTTTTCTCGCTCTTGAACCTGGATGCAGCTAGGGGTTGGGAAGGGCAGTGGACGGCGTTGGGGGAGGA is a window encoding:
- the NDUFB1 gene encoding NADH dehydrogenase [ubiquinone] 1 beta subcomplex subunit 1 gives rise to the protein MNLLQIVRDHWVHILVPVGFVVGCYLDRRNDEKLIAFRNKSLLYKRELRPSEEVTWK